One Dunckerocampus dactyliophorus isolate RoL2022-P2 chromosome 18, RoL_Ddac_1.1, whole genome shotgun sequence genomic region harbors:
- the vasnb gene encoding vasorin b: protein MKLFLTPLVLVLILPDVILSSACPRDCSCSTPESILCFQRRSATIPQGVPSFTRSLYLFANGIEGLSTEDFDGLENLEMLDLSQNKLTELPDRVFETLASLRNLDLSANQITQISEDCFQGMALLERLYLYSNHIKTIHPAAFNGLENLLELKLQGNQLTSLPVLSMPRLLLLDLRFNVIPTLGASDLQTPNLESLKLGGVGLTNLNKDLIDSLKNLHELDISRNQLEAFPPVLKETHGLIYLNLAGNPMGPLQFQDLKNLGEMQELDVSSLSLQGLPEEFSQLFPHLRKLTVAENPFNCLCTLAWFPRWLRAQSITLERTEETRCHFPPINAGKVVERLEHRDFGCPTTTTVTTSTVKTTAAIPVRVTTPASATTAIPAHRFNENSDKDVDYPLPPVPATPSSSSGVDSDEEQRFCPSHTCLNGGTCRLDQYGQVECTCPPGTYGFYCEIRNDSPPSPPEPDLSVTTVTPNIPDITSRQATSTSILLDLHRYIEMRPYLRGIRLTYRNLSGPDRRPNQLSLPASYPEYRLRGLNPNSTYTVCASPLGAPSSIDSVCTQARTTDEKDDSVTGAQIVNKKMATMLVPAVAILLLLVLIATAVGVVCYVRKKRAKGHLDLDCEPSQVELDGVKAGLGNGALPQKQTQLMIPEPAVQSGNLEYEVLLLQDHCMSSKIMSSHKPSYF from the coding sequence ATGAAGCTCTTTCTCACTCCGCTTGTGCTCGTCCTCATCCTTCCCGATGTCATCCTGTCCAGTGCATGCCCGAGGGACTGCTCCTGCTCCACACCCGAATCCATCTTGTGTTTCCAGAGACGTTCAGCTACCATTCCTCAGGGAGTGCCATCATTCACAAGGAGCCTCTACCTGTTTGCCAACGGAATCGAAGGACTGTCCACCGAGGACTTTGATGGTTTAGAGAACTTAGAAATGCTGGATCTCAGTCAAAACAAATTGACAGAACTTCCTGACAGGGTGTTTGAAACCCTTGCTTCTTTGAGAAACCTGGACTTGTCAGCTAACCAAATCACCCAGATCTCAGAGGACTGCTTCCAAGGTATGGCGCTGCTGGAGCGTCTTTATTTGTATAGCAACCACATCAAGACCATCCATCCTGCTGCATTTAACGGTTTGGAGAACCTACTGGAGCTCAAATTGCAAGGCAACCAGTTGACGTCTTTACCCGTTCTCTCAATGCCccgcctgctgctgctggatctTCGTTTCAACGTCATACCTACACTGGGCGCCTCAGACCTCCAAACCCCAAATCTTGAGTCCCTCAAACTAGGGGGTGTAGGACTAACTAACCTGAATAAGGACCTCATCGATAGTCTGAAGAACCTCCATGAACTGGACATCTCAAGAAACCAACTAGAGGCTTTCCCACCAGTGCTGAAAGAAACTCATGGGCTTATTTACCTCAACCTGGCTGGCAACCCTATGGGTCCTCTTCAATTTCAGGACCTAAAGAACCTCGGGGAGATGCAGGAGTTGGATGTTAGCAGCTTAAGCCTACAAGGCCTCCCAGAGGAGTTCTCACAGCTTTTCCCCCACCTGAGGAAGCTGACGGTGGCAGAGAACCCCTTCAACTGCCTCTGCACCTTAGCCTGGTTCCCAAGATGGCTGCGAGCCCAAAGCATCACCCTGGAGAGAACAGAAGAGACCCGTTGCCACTTCCCTCCCATCAACGCTGGCAAGGTGGTGGAGAGGCTGGAGCATCGGGATTTTGGCTGTCCTACCACAACCACCGTCACCACGAGTACTGTTAAAACTACCGCTGCCATACCGGTACGTGTCACCACCCCAGCGAGCGCCACTACAGCTATTCCAGCCCACCGGTTTAACGAAAACTCAGACAAAGACGTCGACTACCCCCTGCCCCCGGTTCCTGCAACcccaagcagcagcagcggcgtgGACTCGGATGAGGAACAGCGCTTCTGTCCTTCTCACACTTGCCTCAATGGGGGCACTTGTCGTTTGGACCAGTATGGTCAAGTAGAGTGCACCTGCCCACCTGGAACCTATGGATTTTATTGTGAAATCCGGAATGACAGTCCACCCTCGCCCCCTGAACCTGACCTGTCCGTGACGACCGTCACCCCAAATATACCGGACATCACCTCCCGTCAGGCAACCTCAACGTCAATCCTGCTCGATCTCCACCGCTACATCGAAATGCGGCCTTACCTTCGCGGGATCCGCCTGACCTACCGGAACCTCTCCGGGCCCGATCGCAGGCCGAATCAGCTGAGCCTCCCGGCATCGTATCCGGAGTACAGACTCAGAGGCCTGAACCCTAACTCCACTTATACCGTATGCGCCAGTCCGCTCGGCGCCCCGAGCAGCATTGACAGCGTGTGCACTCAGGCGCGTACCACCGATGAAAAGGACGACAGCGTCACTGGAGCTCAAATTGTCAACAAGAAGATGGCCACCATGCTGGTGCCTGCGGTGGCCATCTTGCTTCTGCTGGTGCTGATCGCAACAGCAGTGGGAGTGGTGTGCTACGTCCGCAAGAAGAGGGCTAAAGGCCACCTGGACCTGGACTGTGAGCCTTCTCAGGTGGAGTTGGATGGAGTGAAAGCTGGCTTGGGGAACGGGGCACTGCCTCAAAAACAAACCCAGCTCATGATCCCGGAACCGGCTGTTCAGAGCGGCAACCTGGAGTATGAAGTCTTGCTGCTGCAGGATCACTGCATGTCAAGTAAAATCATGTCATCGCACAAGCCCTCGTACTTTTGA